DNA from Nymphaea colorata isolate Beijing-Zhang1983 chromosome 4, ASM883128v2, whole genome shotgun sequence:
CAGAGCATGTTTTGATAGTTGTAGTGCGCTCTGTTTCTGACTCCGGAATCCTTCTGTTCTTTGGGTGGTGTTGGCAGGTGGCAAGGGTGCTGGAAGAGGCGGTGATGGCCGGAGAGCCGTACAGAGCGGAGGACCCACGGCGGAAGGAGCTGGAGGAACTGGAGAGGGAGAAGGCGGAGATCGACGAGAGGGCGGTGGCGGGTGTGAGGCGGGAACTGTGGTGCGGGCTGGCATACCTGGCGGTGCAGACGGCCGCCTTCGTGAGGCTGACCTTCTGGGAGCTCTCCTGGGACGTCATGGAGCCCATCTGTTTCTACGTCACCTCCTTCTACTTCATGGCGGGCTATACCTTCTTCCTCCGCACCTCTAGGGACCCGTCCTTCGAGGGCTTCTTCGCCAGCAGGTTCGAGGCCAAGCAGCGCCGCCTCATGCGGCGGCGAAACTTCGACGTCGCCCGCTTCCACCACCTCCGCCGCGCCCTCCGCTCCCCAACCTCTTCCCACCATGCGCCCCACTTCCACGACTCCCAACCCCATTCCCTCCTTGACGGCCCCATCCGCCATTGATTTAAATATGGGGAAGCCTTCCATTTCTTCGTCGTGCCTGTGTAGCTATATATCCTGGCTTCTAAGGCTTCTTTTTGTCTCAAGAGGGGAGGTGATTTTTGTCAGTGTGGAGGATGGAGAAGACTCTGTTTTGCTATGGCGGTGGCGTGATCTTTATTAAGTAAACGGTTTAAATAGTAGATGGTTGTGTATAATCGAATGAGAAATGATGGAGAACCTCACCAATATCTTCATCTCGTCTATTGCCTGTAATTAAGTTGCTTCTGTGAAGACCTGAGGTTTTTTACTGCAAGTTCTGGAGTTGGAAATTGTTTAAACAGTTTAATTAGTAGATGTTTGTGTACAATCGGATGACAAATGATGGAGAACCTCACCAATGTCTTAATATCGTCTATTGCCTGTAATTAAGTAGCTTCTGTGaaacctgagttttttttttactgcaaaTTCTAGAGATGAAAATTGTTGGCAGCAATTCCCTTTGTTGATCATCCTTCACAATTTAAAGTTCACCAGGCAAGATGGTGGGTCTTGTCTATGGTAAGAGTTTGTTTCGGCTTTTACACGACAAACTGTCATGGAGTTCTTTCTACAGGGAGGAGGAGCTCGAAAGTTGGTAATGATGTCCTCGTTGATTCCCACTAACCCCACAAATCTAATACAAAGAAgtgttttttcttaaatattattttcttatcttATATGCGTTTTGAATATTCTTTCTGACCTTGCATGCGCTTTTATGTGTTGGTCCTTATCTTACTGCTATTCACAAATTTATCCATACTTTCTACTGAGCACTTAAGCTTAGTGCGTGAGGTTAATcaatcaaaattgattttctcTAGTTGAACAAATGATTGTTCAACCTTTTAAAGTTAACAAATACGCAGTTAACTTTCgataaatttgtcaaaaaactGTCGATTGACAGAAAACATTAATTTGTTTATgcgaaaaacaaaaatactccTCTTGAAGACAAAATATATCTGGGCGGATCcacatattattaaaaaaataagtaaaatgaTAAGTAATCTTAAAATTATGCTATTATTTAATCCATGAACCACATCTAAGTTACATGAATGGAGTGATGGAGTTCCATGAACTGACGTCTACATGAACAGAAGCATTGGATtcccatgaaaagaaaaaggaaatgtatcTATATAGATTTTCATGCCAAGGAAAACATACATAAATTTGGAACCACTCTTCAGCTTTTTGTTGAAGCATGCGTGTCCCTAGGGCCCGGTGTGAACTGAGGGCATGGGTCAGGGGCTCCATCAGCCCACTCACACCACTAAATCCAAGCCAAGCAGTTGGAATATTTTAATTCTAAAGGCTAAGACGTAAGCTTCCAAGGAATCACATCAACAGTAATTAATGCCCAACATGATAAGGAAAGCACGCATATAGTTAAACAATCtacaaaaataacaaatgttGTGCTAGAAAAATAGTTTATTAATGGTTTATTAAGAAACGGCCAAAGTAATGAGACCCCTTGAAACCAAGGGCCAATCTCCTTTACTCTGGTGTCAGGCTTCAATATCGCCCGCAGGGAGAAAAAGTTTTGTCATCTTATAACTCAAGCCAGAAGATAGTGTGGCCGATCTCTGCGCCAAAATTCTGGTTAAGGAGCACTAGTTAtggaattttagatttttaagaGGCACCAacatacaaatgaagaaaaatttcccgatgaaaatatgaaaatttttatgggtttgtgtgggcaattgcccacatagtGGCCACACCTGTGTTTGTGTTCCAGGGTAAGCGAAAGCAGCTATAAACCCTGAGAGGTATCTTGTCTAGGAGTTTTAGACTGCTGGACATGAGGGTGCAGTTTCTGCAAGTCAtaacaaaaacacacacacacacacatcatcTAATTCCACCCAGTTGAGCAAACACAAGTTGGCAACTCCACCATCTTATTACAAGGAAGCTTCAAAAGATTCCATAATGGCCGCCATTACATATGCCACGAACAGCAAAAATATTCTATATGCTCCATAACAGAGAACAAGTGGATGGTGGAGGAAACCAAGTGCCCTTGAAATCCATGCAATTCGAGTGTAATGGTGTCACTGGTGATATGGGCCTTCAAGCTAAAGGTGTTCTAAAGATCATTAGTACGTGAGGTGAGCATCCTGTGCCTCAATGCATTATGAGAATAAGTGGGCTTCAGTCTATGTCCTAAAAGAATAGACAATCAAACTTTCTTAGAGTGGGGGATGCTAGTTGTAGGCTAGTGTGGGCGGTTGCCTGCACGGACCCATGCACTTTCTTTTATTCACATGTTGCCTTGGTTCCTCCACATAATTTAGTGTGCCTTTCAAAtctaaactttttttatatatatattagttccCCCTTCACAAATTTCTTGCGCCCTCTTATATAATATGACACATAATcacagaaaacgtgttttttttagacgtgaaaaaacataataaattaaCTGGccttttaaaactaaaaaaaacacgtttttttgaaaaaaaatttaaaaaaaaaatgtgtttttaacgcattttttcttgtttttttcaaatttttaaatgtcaaacactttttttatttgttgcaaatctacttatcttttgatgtttgtgttattagtttctcatttattttatttgttttatttagtcttttaaaattttaaaaaatttaccttttttttttttttttttgttttgttcaagCTCGTTGTACTATACTCGAAAAAAcatcgccgtttaaaactctgaaacgttatttgtgactattaaCATAAGAATAAAATCATCACAAAGGAAACAAACACAACAGCAATGAAGACCTAGTTTTTGAGatttggaagagagagagagtttgtgtTAATAGTTGTGGTAATAGTAAAACTAAGTTTAGTAAGAGATATACTACCTGTACGTGCACACggcttctcaattttctttcatttttacattaacatTGTTTGATATTTACTTTTAAGTGCTCCTTGAACCAGTGCCCctctagaatttttttatggCTCCGGCATGAATGTAGATAATACTGCttaattatttttgaaatctctcactctctttccttttccccaTACTGATGATGTTCATAGTGCTCCTCCATGATCAAGAAATAtcaaagaataataataataataataataatgcaaTGTGGCACAAGAAAAAGTAAATTGCAAGCCTACTCAACATGCTTGATATTTTCCAAGGGTTGGTGAAATATTTAAGAGTTGTTTCAAGGGGAATAGCATAACTGGTTGTACAAAATATATggttagtttgatttttatgggtGTTACTCCATTCAGTTACAAATAGTAACCTTCTAATCTTCCAATTTTTGAAGCATTATCGAGAATCAAATGTTTTTTCactggaaaaaaagaaagttaagGGCGGTGGTTTAATTTATGTTGCGTGATCGTTGAGAAAAACTTCCAACAACCAAGTTGATGGATCAAGAAGTCCGGGTTTTTCACTGGTTGATGTTACGATTCCATctctataaaagaaaaaagaaagactgtttaagttttttaaattatcGCCTAGTTTGTTTCTTGTGCTAGTTAACTTTATAGAAGATAACCTTAAAAGTGATTTCGTCCTAAGCATATATTGAGTCAATTATTTTTTGGGGTTTTGTGTGTATTTCTATCATAAAATAGTTGAACTTCTATTAAGACATATTTTGATCTACTAAATTAATAATCATGTATAAATAAGTTAGCgtatgatttttcatttaaaaagattttttgtAAGAGGAAGAAGGTCAAGTTTTTGTTCAGTGGTTTGaaacatagttggcaaactcgtaACTCAGACTCGAATCAACTGATGAGTTAGTTTTAAAATATCCTGAATCAGACGAGTTAGGGGTGAGTCGGGCTGAGAGTTGACTCGGCGATTCCCAAACCaactcaaccagtcagccaactGTGGTCTGAAATAGCTCTTCATAGGTACATCATCAAAACGCATCCAACCAGTCTGACTAAACTAGTTTCATACAagtattttaataattaatcaCCTTGAAATAGTTAGATTTTGTTTGATCCGatttagaaaaataagatcCAGAAAATGAACCTGCATGAGTACCCTGCGCATCTCAATGTTTGAAGTTCTTTTAatcattatatttttaatttaacaagaatTAAAGCTTAAAAAGCTAAGTTTGTGTTTCAATGTCACTGTTTAAAAGCTAGTTTTGTGAATACCTGTTCCGGTGACCCATCAATTCAGTCACCTAAAGCATGAAGTTGTGAGTTATAATAAATTCAGTCACCTAAAGCATGAAGTTGTGAGTTCTAGATTTTCTAAAATCAGGAATATCCTGAAAAGTTGACATTCAAAGGGAACGGGTTTAACCAAAAAGGCGCGCCATGTCCGTCCATCGTTCTTCGTTTAAAATTACGAGGAATGCGAAATTGTGGGAAGTCTCTTCCTGtctctccttccttctctctcgGTGCGACCGTCAGAGCCAAGCGACGTAAATCGCCGGATCAAGCGTCTTGTGTTCCACATGGCCGAGATTGACGACAATGGCGGCAAGACTGATCAACCCAACCGCGAGAATCATGAAGCAAACGAGACTGGACAAGGGGGTGAAAACCCTGCAGAAACCCTCGAGCCACCGAACCCCACTGATGATTCCCACCATCCTAATCCCAACGAGGAATTCGTCCCACAAGACCCCCCAGCGCCTCCGGAGATCAAGACCCAGAGGCCTTCCTACTCTGAAGATgacgaagaagaggaggaaTCCGTAAATGATGACGATGGAGAAGACAAGGAAGAGGATATCGCGACGAATTCCCCTGCAATAGAGAGCGAGGAGAAAAACCCACCTCAGATTTCGCAGAATAATGACGAAGAAGCCATGGTGGTGACTCAGGAGCCGGTGGAACAAGAGACCCCCAAGccggaggaggaagaagacgaggaggaggaagagggaggaaacaaggaaaagaaaaacgcCCAGAAGAGGAAATCCTTGTCCTCCTTCGGCACCAGCGGCACCGAATCTTCGGCACCCAAGAAGACTAAGAAGAAATACAACAATGTGTGGACgaaatcggggtcgaggaggtGGTGCAGGAGGCACAAGTCCAACGGGAACCCGTCGGAGGAGATGGTGTCGATCGCGCCGGTCCAGCGTTTTCCGGACGACGCCCGCAACATGAAGATCTGCCTCTCGAAGGTCGACAAGGCGGAAAAGGTCGAGCTGAGTGAGGATAGATTGAGTGCAGGGAGTTGCAAGGGTTACAGGATGGTGAGGGCAACGAGGGGAGTGGTGGAGGGAGCTTGGTACTTCGAAATCAAAGTGGTTAATCTGGGGCCTACTGGGCACACAAGGCTCGGGTGGGCAACCGAGAAGGGAGACCTGCAGGCCCCCGTTGGCTATGATGGTAATAGCTATGGATACAGAGACATTGATGGCACCAAGATTCACAAGGCTGTGAGGGAGAAGTATGGCGATGAGGGTTATGTGGAGGGTGATGTTATTGGTTGCTACATCAATCTGCCTGAAGGCTCACTCTACGCGCCGAAGCCGCCACTGTTCTTTTGGAATAAATGCCAGACGTACGTCCGTGCCTCGGATAAGAGTGAGGATCCGCCACAGGTTATACCTGGTAATGTTTCTTTGGGTGCGTCATCTTGgtgtttttcttcttaattttcttcaGTGGTTCTTCATTGCTGCTGTGTTCGGACGTTTGCATGCTGTTATATGATTCGGTGAGTTTGGAACGTACTATTTACAGTAATTCTGCAGCATGTCTGCATGAATAAGGTGGTTTCGTGAGCCCTGCTTTATTGCCATTATGTAGAGCGGCTGACTGGGAAACTTAAATTTTGTTAGCTGAGGAATATAGTATGATCATGGATATCTCTTTGGCCCGAAGCATTACTaagcaaattttttatttatgtatcgGCGAGCGACCTTCATACCATGCTGGAGAAAAGAATTACCAACATAATTTATATGCTTGCAATATGTTGGGTTCCTTGAACTTTTATCATGTCTATGTGATAGTTTATAATAGCTGGTAATGATGGCCCTTGCACAATATTTGTCTTGTATTCACGAGTTATGttattcaattacaaaaaatcCTTATCAGTATTCATGGCTTTTGTATGGTATCAGTGCTGCTAaatgctttctctttctcatcctATAAATAATTGTACATGATCAGCATATAAGTTTACTGTCTATAAATTGGATGCCACCTAGCAGCAGCTTGCCAGACAGAGCAGGCATGCCGTATCTTACaacgtcaaaactcaaaagtacCCACATGTGCCAAAGTGACTGATGTCCAACTTCCATGTAATGCTTTCTCTGCTCATCCATGATCTCCAGATCTCCTGAGCAAGCTACCTGGAAGGATAATGCTCTTTGTCTATATGTCGTTGTTCTGTTTATTATGGTCTTCATTTTTGCAAAGCAGTTTGTGCTCCCTGATTTGGGGTTGTGAAATTATTAGAAATGGTAAGAGAGAAGGTAAGAAAAATACCACACACAAATTTTTAGAGAGGTTTGGTGATATGACCTACATCCTCTTGTGTTGGTCTGTTCTCACCTACGTTGTGAGACAGAGAGTTTCCTTTATAATAATCTTCAATTACAGCATTGAATGAGAGAAATTCAAATCTTGAGTACACATTTAGAAGGAGGCAAGACATTAAGGCCATGCACTGTTTCCTTCAGTTTAGTATTGTCACGAGCTGGTATTTGATAGGTGCCTTTCTCAGCACCATTCTCTCTTTTATCAACCGTCACAGCTATATTTGATTGGATGATGCCATGCTCTAAATCTGATCTGCCATGCTATGAATCTGATCCAGTTAATTTCTGCTCGTCAGCCTTGATATTATCTTCCACAGAAATTACTATTATATTAGATTGGTAGATAAATAACTTAGTTGATTAGTTCTAATAGTGGGATCAGTTTGGCAGATTTGAATCATTTCTGTTAATTTGCTAATGCTTTCATGGATTTTTGAAATAGTCCACATCAAGAGGAATCTATGTGAATGGAAGGATAACATACATTCTGTATTTTGGAGCATGAAGTGACCATCCTTGAAGCATATATCTGAGAAATTTGGGATTCATTATACAATAATGTTGTTGATGAGTTTAACTTGATTCTACTATAGGTGGGGTTAAGCAGCTATTACCtgttagaaaaacaaaaaactgctCTCTGAAGGGAACTGGTCATATTGCTTATTCTCACACACCAAATCTCAGTACAAGTTTTTTGTATCTTTGCTGAGAATATATGCGTGCAACTACAGCTCTTGCAATCTATATGTGCTTGAACGTCTCAAATTCAAAAGGATAGTTGGAGAATATGCTTGTCAAgatatcttttttcttttgtctccaAGGCATGACCAAATAGCCTGCACTTCGTTATTTTTAGGTGACACCATCACAATCTTACACAACTGCTTCTCGTTGCTCGTAATGCTCTAAGTAGGCAACCTGTTAATAGGCGCTGTCCAGGATGATTACTCCATAATTGCCACACTCTGGAATAGTTATTCTACTCCTGGAAGATGGTTGTTGGCTAGTCAACCAATTTTGGTTGGAATAAGCGCAATTCTGTCTGAAAGGATGTAAAGTACCAATTCGAGTGCGCATCAAGTGCTCTCAATTTCTAATTTCACACAGATATGTTCCTTGAACAACGTTATTAGTTGCCAA
Protein-coding regions in this window:
- the LOC116253375 gene encoding protein TRAUCO — encoded protein: MAEIDDNGGKTDQPNRENHEANETGQGGENPAETLEPPNPTDDSHHPNPNEEFVPQDPPAPPEIKTQRPSYSEDDEEEEESVNDDDGEDKEEDIATNSPAIESEEKNPPQISQNNDEEAMVVTQEPVEQETPKPEEEEDEEEEEGGNKEKKNAQKRKSLSSFGTSGTESSAPKKTKKKYNNVWTKSGSRRWCRRHKSNGNPSEEMVSIAPVQRFPDDARNMKICLSKVDKAEKVELSEDRLSAGSCKGYRMVRATRGVVEGAWYFEIKVVNLGPTGHTRLGWATEKGDLQAPVGYDGNSYGYRDIDGTKIHKAVREKYGDEGYVEGDVIGCYINLPEGSLYAPKPPLFFWNKCQTYVRASDKSEDPPQVIPGSQISFFRNGVCQGVAFTDLNGGRYYPAASMYTLPNQPNCVVRFNFGPDFDCFPQDFGGCPVPSPMIDAPYHGFDGEATENGENAAENGQSENKT